The Stieleria maiorica genome includes the window CTGGAAAATGGGCGGGCTGCGGCGGCCACAAACGCACGCCCCGCTTTGGAAGGGAGAGCCGATCGCGGGCCGTTCAATCTTGCTGTATCCCGAACAGGGCCGTGGTGACGAAATGCACTTCATTCGGATCGCCAGCGTGTTGGCGGCCGAGGGCGCCCGCGTGGTCGTGCAAACCGACCCGCAAATGATCCCGCTGTTCACGTCGGTGCACGGGGTGCAAACGCTGCTGCCGGTGGGTAGCCAACTGCCGCCGGTGGATTACCACGCGTCCTTTATTGATGCCGTCGACGGATGGTATCAAGCCAACGGCTCGCTGCCTTATGCCGCCGAAAGCTTCCTTCAACGCGGAGAACACTGCGGCTACCTGAACGTTTCCGATCCGTTGGTCAACTACTGGCACCACTGGATGGAAAAGAACGCCATGGGCAAGGATCATCGAAAACGAATCGGCATCGCATGGCAGGGCAACCCCAAGCACCACGCCGATGTGTATCGCAGCATCGCGCTGGAGGAATTCCGACTGCTGGGCGAAGATGAAAACTTGCATCTGGTCAGCTTGCAATTCGGATTCGGCAGCGAGCAACTCGATCAAGTCGATTTCGGCAGCAGGATCAGCCGACTGCCAGATGACACCGACACCAGCGGCGGCGCCTTCACCGACACCGCCGCGGTGATGAAAAACCTGGACCACATCGTCACCACCGACACCTCGGTCGCTCACCTGGCCGGCGCACTGGGCGTTCCGACCACTGTCATGTTGGGTCGGGTTCCCGATTGGCGCTGGTTATGCGAAGGCGATCAAACCCCTTGGTACCCGAGCATGCGATTGGTCCGCCAACGCGAAATGGGCAACTGGAGCGACGTCGTCCAGGCCGCTCATCAAACGTTGAAATAGAATGGGATCGGCATGTACAGACCCCTCCCAAGTTGGTCGTTGAGGTGCTTTCAGAAACCACTCGAGAAAGTGACCTCACCTTCAAGCAGACTCTCTACCGCGATTTCCGGGTGGGAACCTATTTGATTCTGGACCCCGATGACAACAGCATCGCGATGTGGACACGCGAGCAAAACGACAATTGGCATCAGACCAAGCCGGCAGGACAGATCGAACTGCGCCCCTGCGGTGATTACGTTTTGACCGTCGATTGCAACCGCTTTTTCCCATGAGATTCTCCCCGCAACTGAACCACTTGATGAAACACCCAAGACTTTTTGACGTCGTCGCTGCAACGCTGATCCTGATCACCACGTCGGGTTCCACCATGGCGGACGAAGGACCGACGCGGTTGGAAGCCCGAGCCAGTGAAATCGATCCGCGATGCAAAGCGCATCCCGAAATCGGGTTCTTGATCGAAGACGCCAAGGGCCGGCCGGCCGACGTCCAGCATGCCTCGGTCGACACGAACGTTCCTGCCAAAGGCAAGTTGGTGATCTGGTTGATGGGCAACAACACGGCCCTGTTCGATCGCTTGAACAGCTATGGGCTGCACGTGATCCGGCCGCACTACGCGAACCGATGGTTTTCGATTTGTTGCCGCCAGACGCCGGTCGGAGAACATTGTCGCGGCAACATTCGCTTGGAGGCGGCAACCGGAGAAGACTTTAGTGACGAAGTGGACATTCCCAAGCCCGATGGCATGATGGAGCGTTCGCTGCAATTTGTCCGTTGGCTCCGTGAAAGGCATCCCGAAGGCAACTGGGACCAATTCTTGACCGAAGACGGGTCGCAACTTCGCTGGGACGATGTGATCGTTTCGGGCAGTTCCCACGGATCCACCACCGCTGCCCGCTTCGCCAAGCACGTCAAAGTGAGCCGCGTGGTGGCGTTGTGCGGCCCGCGGGATCAGCACCAGGTCTGGCAGGCCCTGCCCTCGGCGACACCTGAAAACCGCTACTTCGGTTTTTCACACGTGCTCGATGGCGGTTGGACCGGCGACCATTACTGTCGCAGCTGGGAATTGTTGGGGATGCACAAGTTCGGCCCGATCGTCAACGTCGACCAGACCCAGCCCCCGTACTCCAACACCCGCCGGCTGATCACCGATTTCGACGTCGGTGGCGATGCCGGCCGAGCCCACAGCAGCGTCCAGCCCGGCAGCCGGGCCTACAAGAACCCGGCCGACGGATCCTTCATGCACGAACCGGTCTGGCGTTATCTCTACACGCACCCGGTCGACCAAGTCGGTGATGCAACACCGCTGGACGAGGGCTGCGACAAGGAGCAACGCCAGGATTGAGAACACGCTCACTGGCAGGGGGTGCATGATTTCGTGCCTCGTTCCCAGACGCTGCGCAGAACCGGGATTCTGCGGTGGTTCAGAACTCAAGCGAAATCATTCCACGATGGACGGTCGACTCACAACCGCCATCGGGCGACGAAACACGAGTGACATCAGCCGATTCGCGCAAGCGTTCGGGCACCAGCGTCAAAGGAGGGCAGCGTCGATGGAGGCCCGTAGGCTAGCGCCAAACGGCTGATCCCAAGAGGGGGCAGCGGAATCGAAAGCGCCAAAATCTTACGAACAAAAAAACGAATCGAACGATTTTGCGCAGCCCAGGCTCCGCCTCGTCGTCGCAGGCGGTGTGCATGGCGAGAGCCACGGTTGCAGTGCATTCCAAGGCGGAGCCTGGGAACGAGGCAGAAGCGTCGGGGAACCACCTTCTGGCGAAGGTAGCTACGAAAAAAATGGCGTTGTCCAGCTAGAAAAACCGCGCCAGCGTCTCTTCGCTCGGTTTCGGCGTGACCAACGACACCACGACCATCGTGACCAGCGAACTGGTCAACATCACGACGACCGGCATGATCTCGTATTCCTCGCCTCCCAGGGGCAGCTTCAGCACGAACGTCCGCAGCGCGTCTTGCTCGAGCGCCTTGTAGAACAAGATGCTCCAGCTGACGATCGCCGCAAGGATCCCGCTGATCGCGCCGGCCGCGGTTAATCCTCGCCAGTAGAGTGCCGCAAAGACGATCGGGAACAGGGCACTGAATCCGCTGAAGCACCACACGCCCATCGCGAACACGCTTTTAACGTTCCCCAGGCTCAACAGGTAGGTGATCGCGACGATCCCGATGATGAACAGCCGGGTGTAGAGGACTTGCTGTGCGTCCGAGACGTTGTCCTTGCCTTTGTAGTGCGTCAACACATCGTTGGTGAAGATCGTCCCGATGCACAGGAATTGGCTGTCCAAGCTGCTCATGATCGCCGCCAGAATTCCCGCGGCCAACAATCCGCCGAGCACCTTGCCGGTTTGCGTTTTGACCAGGAACGGCAGAATCGTGTTCGGATTGCTCGGCAGCGGCGGTTTGGGCGGAATCAGTTCGCCCGTCGCCCAGATGCCGACCAGCACGCAGGGCACCCAGACGATCATGATGAACAGCGGGTGACAAATCACGGGCACCTTGAACGTGTTGGCGCTTTTGGCGGTCATCCAGTGCTGGAACAGGTGCGGAAACATGCCGACCGACAGCGGGATTAACAAGTACGTAAAGAACTTGGTCTTGCTCATCTCCATCCGCGTGATCTTCTCTTCGGGGACGGATTCGGCCAGCGCCTGCAAGTTCGCCATCAGTCCGTCTTGGCCGCCCAGGCGAGACGCGATCACGTAAAAGGTGACGATGCCCAGGATCATGAACACGATCGTTTGCAGCGTGTTGGCCCAGGTCGTCCCACGCATGCCGCCGAAGAACACATAGATCAGTACCACCACGCAGATCACCATCGAACCCAGCCAGGGCGGGACGCCGCCGTTGAGGGCCACGATCGGATTGCCGTCGGGAGTGAGCGCCTGAAACATTTCCACATTGGGGGCCAAACCCGCGGTCAACGACTGGATCACCGTCCCGCTGCTGATCACACCGATCAACAGGTACGGCACCACCAGCCCGACCAGGATGGGGAACAGCAACAGTCCGATGAAGTCGCTTTCCAGTCGGTCGCGAAAGAACTCAATTTGAGTCGTGTACTTGTGTCGCCTCGCGAATTTCCAAACCTTGACCCCGATCAAGAAGAAACACAGCGAGTGAATGATCCCGCTGCTACTGGCCAGCATCCCGTAGACGCCGATGCCTTCTTTGAACGCTTCGCCGCTGCTGCCGACCAAAGCGAACGCCGTCATCGTCGTCCCGAACAGACTCATCAAAAGCAGGAACGGACCGATCGAGTGGCTGGCGACCTGGTAGTCTTCTTTGGTGCCCTTGAACAGCCGACTGGACGACAGCCCGAGCAGTAGCAGTAGTCCCAGGTAGATCAGAATGATGATTAATTGGGGAAGTCCTGGATGGTTCACGACGCCGCCTCCTCGCTGGAAGTCCCGTCCAGTTTTTCGACCACCTCGTCATCCAACGGCCAAGCGATCACCGTTGCCAAGGCCCATGTCAAACTGGCACCGATGGAGATACAGGCGTGCCAGAACAAGCCGATCGGAATGAAGCCGAACACCAGCGTGTCGTCGGTCCAAAACCAATTGTCCTGATGCAGAATCAGCAACAGCACCACCAACGCGGCGATGATCCACATGCCGTTGGATTTGGGAGTCGTGGAACTCGTCATTGAATATCCGATCGAAAATCGTTTTCTAAAGGCGGGAAACGGGGCGGGAGAGCCCAAGAGTGTACCCCGTCAGCCAACCACGCTGGTACCCGGGGCGAAAACGTTGGTGTTCAGCCTTAAGACGCCCTCCACGCCGCCTTTGGCCGGCGCGGATCGGCGAAAGCCCAAGACCGCGTCAGTTAAGCTCAGCGCGGACGCCCGGACGCTGGCGCGAACCGGCTGATGTCAAACGAGTATCAGCCGTTTGGCGCGAGCCTACGGGCCCTGCGACGAGAAAACGACGCTCAACTTAGCGGTCTTGGACTCGCGTCTAGACACCGACGACTGTGAGAATAGGCATCCGGGTCGACCTCCCGCCGAACCGAGCACCTATCCCGCTCGGGCAGGTCTGGTATCCTCGGGCGTTGCCCTTCAACCAAGTGAAAACCCGTGTCATCGACCCACGACCTTATCGCCACCTGCGCCTTCGGACTCGAAGCGATCGTCCGCCGTGAACTGGAGACGCTCGGAATCGAAGCCACGATCGGCGAATCCGGACGGGTGCACTTTCGCGGCGACCTGGAAACAATCGCGCTGGCGAATTTGCAACTGCGCTGTGCCGACCGGGTGCTGATCCGCGTCGCCGAGTTCCCCGCGGCAGACTTCGACGCCCTGTTCGAAACGGTGCGGGCGATCTCGTGGGGGGATCTGTTGCCCATCGATGCCGAATTTCCGGTCACCGGACGATCGATCAAATCAATCCTCTCCAGCGTCCCGGCCTGTCAACGAACCGTCAAACGCGCGATCGTCGACGCGATGCTCCGCGACCACCGGGCCACCACACTGGATGAAACCGGCCCCCTGTTCAAGATCGACGTCGCGTTACTGAAAGACACCGCGACGCTGACCATCGACACGACCGGGCGAAGTCTTCATCGCCGCGGCTACCGAACCGACATCTCCCAGGCCCCCCTGAAGGAAACCCTGGCCGCGGCCATGGTCCTGCTCAGCTTTTGGAAACCCGATCGACCGCTGTTGGATCCGTTCTGCGGCAGCGGCACGATCCCGATCGAAGCGGCACGCATCGGCCGCAACATCGCTCCGGGGATCGACCGCGACTTCACCTTCGAATCCTGGCCCACGGTCCCCAAGGCACTGCTACCCGATTTGCGCAGCCAGGCAATCGCGGCCCAACTCGACTCGATCGAAGAACGGATCCTGGGCAGCGATCTCGAAGGCCGTGTTCTTCGTGCGGCGCGTGATAATGCGGAACGCGCCGGCGTGGCCGATTCGATTCACTTTCAATCCGGCGACGCACTCAAGCTGACCAGCCGACGCCGTTTCGGATGTTTGATCACCAACCCGCCCTACGGCAGACGCATCGGCGAGGATCGAGAGCTCGATGCACTCTACCACGCCTTGCCGGAGGTGCTGCGTGGGTTGCCGACCTGGTCGCACTACTTTCTGACCGCCTATCCGAATTTCGAACGGGCCGTCGGACGCCAGGCCGACCGGCGACGAAAACTCTACAACGGCCGAATCGAATGCACCTACTATCAGTTCCATGGCCCTAAACGCGTCGTCGGCGGTCGGGACGAAGAGGTCGAAGCGGTGCACGGCGACTCCGATGCGAAACCGCAGGACACCCCGAGTGACCAAACCGCGTCTGGGGAAAAACCGTACACGCACGCCGCCGGACCGGCCGCGTTCGGACACTTGGATGCCAAGGCGACGCATCAGGCGGAATTGTTTGCCACCCGGCTGCGCAAACGCGCCAAGCACCTGCGACGCTGGCCGACAAAACGCGACATCACCTGCTTTCGGATCTACGAACGCGACATCCCCGAGATCCCGCTGATCGTTGACCGCTACGAAGACCACTTGCACATCACCGAATTTGAACGCCCCCACGACCGTGATCCCGCCCAGCACGCCAACTGGTTGGACCTGATGGCGCGGACGGCCGGCGAGACGTTGGAGGTGCCCGCGGCGAACATCCATTTCAAACGCCGCGGTCGCCAGAAAGGCAACACCCAGCATGAGAAGGTCGATCACACGGGCAACCGGATTGCCGTCCACGAAGGTGGCCTGAAATTCCTCGTCAACTTGGACGACTACGTCGACACCGGGCTGTTTCTCGACCACCGCATCGCCCGCTCGATGGTCCGTGATCTCGCCAAAGACAAGTGGGTGCTGAACCTGTTTTGCTACACCGGCGCATTCACCGTCTATGCCGCCGCCGGCGGCGCGCGAAAAACAACCAGCGTCGACCTGTCGAACACCTACCTTTCGTGGACCAAGGAAAACCTCCGGATCAACGGCTTGATCGACGCGAAACGGCAAGACGGGCATTCGTTCATCGCCAGCGACGTCGAGCAATTCATCGCTGATCATCCCGCCGGTGAACGCTACGATCTGGTCGTCTTCGATCCGCCGACCTACTCACGCAGCAAGAAGACCGAGAAAGATTGGAATGTCCAAACCGATGCGCTGCCGATGCTGCAAAGTTTGTTGCCGTTGGTCCGCAAAGGCGGCGTGATTCTGTTCTCCACCAACTTTCGACGCTTCAAATTTGGTCCGGACGCCCTGGACGTGTCGGAGTGTCACGAGATCTCCAAACAGACCGTGCCGGAAGACTTTCGCAACCGCCGCATCCACCGCTGCTGGCGGATCGTCCGCTAACAGCCCCTACACGCCAGCGGGAAGCGTCATCCATCCTTGTTCCAGGGCTCCGCCTTGGAACACACTGCCCCGGAGGCTCCCCGGGCTGTCGATTTAATCGCAACCGAAACAAGAGTGAGCCGATGGCGCTAGCCACGGGCCTCGAAGGGCGATGCTGGCACCGCTAGGCCCGCGGCTAGCGCCGTCGGCTCACTAAATCGACAGCCCGTCCCGCCTCCCGATTCCCCCTCGTGCCAGCACACGCACACCGACGTTTACCTCGCCCCCGCCCGGTTCCTCGGTTGGCGATTGCGCCGCGGTGAACCCGGATCCGAATCTTCCGGAACCCCGAACTGCTGCTGTGCCGCGGCCAACTGCTTCATCAACCGCTCTTGCACACTCTCATAATCGGTGCTTCCGTAAACACTTTGCAGCTCATTCGGATCGGCTTTCAAATCGAACAGCTCCCAGTCATCGATCTTCTTGCCTTCGAGCGCGTAGTAGTGAATCAGCTTGTGTCGCCCATCGGTCACGCCATAGTGACGCGCGACGTTGTGCGCTCCGGGATTCTCGTAGTAGTGATAGTAGAACACCTTTCGCCAATCCTCCGGCGTGTTGCCTTGCAGCAACGGAACCAGGGAGCGACCTTGCATGTCCGCAGGCACTTCGACGCCGGCCAGGTCCAGGAACGTTTCGGCGAAATCCAAATTGGAAACGATGTCGTTGTTGGTCGATCCGGGGGCGACCTTGCCGGGCCAGCGGACCAGCAGTGGGGTGCGGAGCGATTCTTCATACATCCACCGCTTGTCGAACCAGCCGTGTTCGCCCAGGTACCAACCCTGGTCGGAGGAATAAATCACGACGGTGTTTTCAGCCAGTCCGCTTTCGTCCAGGTAATCCAGGACCTGCCCGATCCCGTCGTCGACGCTTTTGACACAGCGCAGGTAGTCTTTAACGTAACGCTGATACTTCCACTTGATGATCTCTTCTTCGGTCATCGACTCCCTGGCGGCTTCAAACGCCTTGTTCTTGGGACCGTAGGCGGCGTCCCAGGCGACCTTTTGTTGGTCGTTCATGTTGCCGTATCCGGACAGCTTCAAATCCCGCGCGTTCAAGTGGGTCTTGATCGTCATCGTTTGACGACTGGCTGATTGGGTGCGTCCGGTGTAGTCGTCCCACAGCGTTTCCGGTTCGGGGATCGTCACATCGTCCAACCAGTTCAGGTACTTTGGTGCCGGCATCCAATTTCGGTGGGGCGCCTTGTGCTGGTACATCACCATGAACGGCTTCTCGGGATCGCGGTCCTCCTTCAGCCACGCCAGCGTCTTGTCGGTGATGATCTCGGTCGTGTACCCGGTGTGGGGACGCGTCACCGGTTGCCCTTCGGCCCCCTCGGTGATCATCGGCGGGTTGTAGTAGGGGCCTTGGCCTTTCAAGACATCGTAGTAGTCATACCCTTGCGGCGTGGTCGCAAGGTGCCATTTGCCGATGACCGCGGTTTGGTACCCGGCAGCGCGAAGCAGTTTGGGAAACGTCTGTTGGTCACCATTGAACCGATTGCCGTTGCGGATGAAACCGTTCAGGTGACTGTACTTTCCGGTTTGAATGACCGCCCGACTTGGGCCACAGATCCCGTTGGTCACATAGCAGCGGTCAAACCGCATGCCCTCGCGGGCGATGCGGTCCATGTTGGGCGTTGTGATCCGCGTCGGATCGTACGCGCTGAGCGCTTGGGTGCAGTGGTCATCGGTAAAGATGAACACGATGTTGGGCCGATCCGTTTCGGCGGCGACCGTGAGCGATGTCAGGGTGACCAGGCTGCAAAATGACAAGGCCAGCATCAAAAACGGACGCGATGGACAACAAGCATGTCGTGCCGTTTTTTTTCGGAGAGTGATCATCGAAGCAATCATTGGTGGGTCCCGAGGGCAGTCAGGGGGGGCGGGCAGGTTGGCGAAGCCCTTGATCCTAGCCACTCCCCGCACCGCGCACAAATCCGCCGACGACTTTCTCCAACGGCATCTGAAACTTCTCCTTAATTGATTGTGGGGCGACGCCCCGAACGAAGCTTCGGGCTCACGCTCACCCGTTTTTCGTCATCCGAGCTTGCCTTTGTAGTTCGTCGACTTCATCGATAATCTCCAGCAACCGTCGCCCAAACGAGGACAGGTCATATTCGACCCTTGGTGGGATTTCGGGATAGCTCGCTCTTTCAACGATCCCATACTCAACAAGACGCTTCAGACGTTCCGAAAGCACCTTCGCCGTCATCCCGTCGACGGCCCGCTGCAATTGCCCCGGCCGATTGACGCCGTCTTCAATGTGCCGCAGCAGTGCCACCATGTAGCGGCACCCCAAGCACTTTTCAAAAACTTCGGTCACCTCTGGATCGCTCATTGCTTTCCATTCCTTACCTGAAAGAAAGTACCCCACCTCTTTGTGCCCGGTTGCTCCGACCGATTGCCCGGACATTATACCCGCACGGCCGTGACATCCTTATTCGACACGGTTCCTGGAAATCGTCCCCGCTGAAACTGGAGCATTGTGATGACTCACCTCTTGCATATCAACTCAAGCCCGCGCTTTGATCGCTCGCACACACGTCGCCTGACGTCCGACTTCGTGGAGCGATGGAAAAGCATCCATCCGCACGGCACGGTGACGTCTCGCGACCTCGGAACAGACCCGTTGCCCCATGTCACACAGGATTGGATCGCCGCCGCCTTTACGCCACCGAACCGGCGTAGCGCAGACATGCGGGCCGCCTTGCGGTTGAGCGACGAATTGATTGACGAACTCTTCGATGCCGACCTGATTGTCGCCGGCATTCCGTTCTATAACTTCGGCATGCCGAGCGGGTTCAAGGCCTATGTCGATCAAATCGTTCGCGTCGGTCGGACGTTTGATTTTCACCCCGATGATCCCGATTCAGCCTACACCCCACTGGTCCACGGGAAACGCCTGATCGCGGTGGTCTCGCGAGGCGACGGAGGGTACGGTCCCGGTGGTCCCAACGAGATGCGAAACCACCTCGATCCCCACCTGCGCACGGTGTTTTCGTTCATCGGTGTCGAGCAAGTCGAAATCGTCGCTGCCGAGAATGATGAACACGGTGGGATTGCCCTGGCCGATTCCCTGGACTCCGCTCGCCGCCGGCTCATGGAACTTGCCGAGGCGAATTTTCCGGCCCCCGAAGTGGTGTCGTCGTGCCGCGCGAATTAGACTCTGCAAGGTCAGTGGTTCGTCGGACCTCCAATGCGGTTCGGACGGCTCCTGTCACACGCTGCAGTTTCCCCCGCCTCGGCTCCCCGAATTGGCTGATTGCCTCCCATGTCATTGCACTTTCACAAGCTTGGATTTCTTTCCGCCCCGGCGTTGTTCATCGCGGCGCTGCTGATTCCCGCACCGAGTTTTACCCAGGAACCGACGATCATTCCCGGCAAAGGCCCGGCGTACACGACGCCGCCGACCGACGAGCCGAACTACCCCTTAATGGGTGAGTTTGCCGGTCAAATTCAGGTTCAGGGTGAAAAGAAAAAGAAACAAACCGTCGCGCTGCAGATCCGCCCGGTCGCCGGCGACCAGTTTCACGCGATGGCCTTCTACGGCGCCCTGCCGGGCGAGCCGAAACACCAAAGCGAAGAAATGCGGCTGATCGGGCTTAGAGCCAAGGACAGTCTGGTGCTTTCGGGCGGTCCGTGGGCGATCTTCGTCGACCCCAAAGGTTGCAACCTCGTCAGCTCGAGCGGCAAACTGCTCGGCCGGCTCAAACGCGTCCACCGCGTCAGCCCCACGCTGGGTGCGAAGGCGCCCGAGGGGGCGACCGTCTTGTTTGACGGCACAGGCGTTGATCACTTCGTGGGTGCCGAAATGACCGAGGACGGGTTGCTCAAAGAAGGCGCACTGATTTCACCGATGTTCCAGGACTTTGACCTGCACGTCGAATTTCGACTGCCCTACATGCCGCAAGCCGAAGGCCAACAGCGCGGCAACAGTGGGCTGTATCTGCAAAGCCGCTACGAGTGCCAGGTGCTCGATTCGTTCGGCACCGAAAAAATGTTCAACGGACTCGGGGCGCTTTACCGCATGAAAGCCCCCGCCGTGAACATGGCCTTCCCTCCGCTGGTCTGGCAAACCTATGACATCCATTTTACCGCGCCGCGCTGGGCGTCGGACGGAAAGAAGATTCGCAACGCACGGGTGACCAGCTGGGTCAACGGCGTCAAGGTCCAAGACGACGTCGAATTGCCCAGTAAAACCGGCGCCGGGAAAGCCGAAGAGCCGACGTTGTCGCCGATCAACATTCAAGACCACGGTGACCCCGTCCGGTTCCGCAACATCTGGATCGTCGACCGCGGCATCACCACCGCCGACTTCCCCGTGATCGCGTCCAAGAAACAACGCCAAGAAGCCGCCAAACTGGAATGGAACGAAAAGCCAGCACCGGAACAAGCCGCGGAAGAGCCGGCGGAGGAATCAGCCGCCAAAGAAACAGCCGAGAAGGCAGCGGCAGCTGAAAAGGCAGACGCGCCGGAGAAGGCAGAGACGCCGGAGAAGAAGGACGACGCCGAATCAACACCGGCCGCCGAGAAAAACGCTGACGAAAAGCCGGCAGCCAAAGAGGAAGCACCCGCAGAGGAAAAGGCAGAGCCACAGCAAAACTGACCACCGATGATCCAGCGATCGCCGCGCGGTGCGTGACCCATCGCGGCGACCCTGGCAAAAGATTGATTGGTCAAAGATGGAGTCGGCTGGATGCTTCATTTTTTGACCCGCCCATTTTTTGACCAAACTTCTTCCGGCCCGGTATTTCCCCCTGCCGCTACCAGATTGGTCGCCGCCGCGTTCCCCAAGCCAAACCCATCAACTGAGGGATGATCAGCCCGATGGTCATCGCCGTGACAATCTTGTTGGTCGGGAAGCCGTTCAATGGATGCGGCGGGGCAACTGCCCTGGAAACCAATTGGACCGAATTGCCCGACTTGGCCTCCGCGTGAACTTGGGCCATGCGATCGGTCAATTTGGCCAGTAATACCTGCGTCCGTTCCAGGTCATCCGTCGCGAACTGCAGCTTCGCACTGGGTTCTGGCGATTCACGCGATAAATCGACGACGCGTTGCTGCTGTTCCTCCAGCCTTTCTTTCAGCAATGTGATCTCCGATTCAAGGAGTTGCTTCAAGGTAGAAAATCGCTTGCGATCGAACTGGATACAGCGTTCCAGGTATTCCTCGGCAATCAAGTTGCAAACCGCCGCCGATGCCGTGCGGTCGTAATCAATAAAACGAAGACTCATCACGCTTCCGTCGTCGCCCGGATCGACGGACAGATACATCGCCAAGTTCTCTTTCGCCGTTTCGGGATCGGAGAGCATCGGCGAATTTGCGATTGTGGGATGGGAAAGCACCGCCTCGGAGATGGCATCGCTGAGAATGACATGCCTCACTCCGCGGGTCAGGCCTCCTGGCGGTCGTAACGCACCGCTATCCGCGTTGACGGCTAGCACTGCCGATGCTTGATACCACGGCCGGTAGTCGCGCAGAAATGTCAGGCTGAACGCCACGCCGATGCCCAGCCCCAGCGGAACAGACCACCAGAGTCTCCTCCGGAATGAGCTTCGTTTGCGGACCGGGAACAGATCAGGTTCAACGTCACGTGCGGGAGACTGGTTGCCTTCGGTCATCAATCGACTCGGTGTGGACGGGGATGCAACGGAGTTCAACAACCATGAATATGCTAATCGATGCTCCCAAGCCCCGCACCCATTTCGTCTTTCCGAAGAATTGCTAGCGACTACCGAACCCAGGCTTCCAGATGCAGCTGTTGAAAAAACCTGCTGTCCTGCAGGATCGCGCGGTGCAGACTGGGCGGAATGGCGTGGGCGCCGTGGGACATCAATAGCGACCTTGCCGTACACGCATCTGCCGGATTCATCGCGATGATCGCACTGCTTGCGTCCTGAATCCTGCCATGCAAAACGTTCAGGGCAGGATCCAGCAA containing:
- a CDS encoding sulfatase family protein; the encoded protein is MITLRKKTARHACCPSRPFLMLALSFCSLVTLTSLTVAAETDRPNIVFIFTDDHCTQALSAYDPTRITTPNMDRIAREGMRFDRCYVTNGICGPSRAVIQTGKYSHLNGFIRNGNRFNGDQQTFPKLLRAAGYQTAVIGKWHLATTPQGYDYYDVLKGQGPYYNPPMITEGAEGQPVTRPHTGYTTEIITDKTLAWLKEDRDPEKPFMVMYQHKAPHRNWMPAPKYLNWLDDVTIPEPETLWDDYTGRTQSASRQTMTIKTHLNARDLKLSGYGNMNDQQKVAWDAAYGPKNKAFEAARESMTEEEIIKWKYQRYVKDYLRCVKSVDDGIGQVLDYLDESGLAENTVVIYSSDQGWYLGEHGWFDKRWMYEESLRTPLLVRWPGKVAPGSTNNDIVSNLDFAETFLDLAGVEVPADMQGRSLVPLLQGNTPEDWRKVFYYHYYENPGAHNVARHYGVTDGRHKLIHYYALEGKKIDDWELFDLKADPNELQSVYGSTDYESVQERLMKQLAAAQQQFGVPEDSDPGSPRRNRQPRNRAGAR
- a CDS encoding winged helix-turn-helix transcriptional regulator, with the protein product MSDPEVTEVFEKCLGCRYMVALLRHIEDGVNRPGQLQRAVDGMTAKVLSERLKRLVEYGIVERASYPEIPPRVEYDLSSFGRRLLEIIDEVDELQRQARMTKNG
- a CDS encoding FMN-dependent NADH-azoreductase, encoding MTHLLHINSSPRFDRSHTRRLTSDFVERWKSIHPHGTVTSRDLGTDPLPHVTQDWIAAAFTPPNRRSADMRAALRLSDELIDELFDADLIVAGIPFYNFGMPSGFKAYVDQIVRVGRTFDFHPDDPDSAYTPLVHGKRLIAVVSRGDGGYGPGGPNEMRNHLDPHLRTVFSFIGVEQVEIVAAENDEHGGIALADSLDSARRRLMELAEANFPAPEVVSSCRAN
- a CDS encoding 3-keto-disaccharide hydrolase; the encoded protein is MSLHFHKLGFLSAPALFIAALLIPAPSFTQEPTIIPGKGPAYTTPPTDEPNYPLMGEFAGQIQVQGEKKKKQTVALQIRPVAGDQFHAMAFYGALPGEPKHQSEEMRLIGLRAKDSLVLSGGPWAIFVDPKGCNLVSSSGKLLGRLKRVHRVSPTLGAKAPEGATVLFDGTGVDHFVGAEMTEDGLLKEGALISPMFQDFDLHVEFRLPYMPQAEGQQRGNSGLYLQSRYECQVLDSFGTEKMFNGLGALYRMKAPAVNMAFPPLVWQTYDIHFTAPRWASDGKKIRNARVTSWVNGVKVQDDVELPSKTGAGKAEEPTLSPINIQDHGDPVRFRNIWIVDRGITTADFPVIASKKQRQEAAKLEWNEKPAPEQAAEEPAEESAAKETAEKAAAAEKADAPEKAETPEKKDDAESTPAAEKNADEKPAAKEEAPAEEKAEPQQN
- a CDS encoding GumC domain-containing protein, which codes for MTEGNQSPARDVEPDLFPVRKRSSFRRRLWWSVPLGLGIGVAFSLTFLRDYRPWYQASAVLAVNADSGALRPPGGLTRGVRHVILSDAISEAVLSHPTIANSPMLSDPETAKENLAMYLSVDPGDDGSVMSLRFIDYDRTASAAVCNLIAEEYLERCIQFDRKRFSTLKQLLESEITLLKERLEEQQQRVVDLSRESPEPSAKLQFATDDLERTQVLLAKLTDRMAQVHAEAKSGNSVQLVSRAVAPPHPLNGFPTNKIVTAMTIGLIIPQLMGLAWGTRRRPIW